The Estrella lausannensis genome window below encodes:
- a CDS encoding thioredoxin family protein gives MPFTLPLGSKPPYFSLKGTDGKTYSLDDFNSARLLVIFFTCNHCPYVTGSDEVTRTTAENYLNHGVRFVGINSNSLETVPEDSFGEMVKRMEEKRFPWIYLHDDTQEVARAFGALRTPHFFVFNEERHLIYCGRGVDSPKDAKEIKVNDLERVLAESISGKQVSIPLTNPIGCNVKWAGKDAKWMPPEACDLVPREES, from the coding sequence ATGCCATTCACATTGCCTCTTGGTTCAAAGCCGCCTTACTTCAGCCTCAAGGGAACCGACGGTAAAACTTATAGCTTGGATGACTTTAACAGCGCCCGTTTGCTTGTTATCTTTTTTACTTGTAACCACTGCCCTTATGTCACGGGTTCCGACGAGGTGACGCGCACAACGGCCGAGAATTATTTGAATCATGGCGTTCGCTTTGTTGGCATCAACTCTAACAGTCTGGAAACAGTGCCGGAGGACTCATTCGGTGAAATGGTAAAGCGCATGGAGGAAAAGAGGTTTCCCTGGATTTACCTCCATGATGACACGCAGGAGGTTGCCCGGGCTTTTGGAGCGTTGCGCACACCGCACTTTTTTGTTTTCAATGAAGAGAGGCATCTCATCTATTGTGGGAGGGGTGTCGATAGTCCAAAAGACGCCAAAGAGATCAAGGTGAATGATTTGGAAAGAGTGCTCGCGGAAAGTATCAGCGGAAAACAAGTTTCGATCCCACTGACTAATCCTATCGGGTGCAACGTCAAGTGGGCCGGAAAGGATGCAAAATGGATGCCGCCGGAGGCGTGCGATTTAGTGCCCAGGGAGGAGTCATGA
- a CDS encoding leucine-rich repeat domain-containing protein produces the protein MTQATSSQFVSEISGFTLLDLPRDCLRLILLESDMKTSSLACRLFYQILTDPVHLFIRLERKGIGSSVNRLVKVSSLLNRTAADKVRWIWRELLSERKELSLVRENERFILESTPRLELVQAVADECRDSNLLLLFHSLGRYFGYGHFNKESFDRLPLRQKAEYCRAWLEKESAVLGNKTTLDLSRVGLTSLPEELRYFKGVTEVDLSCNSLTVLDGELKTMWPHLKSFKLSCNKIKCISPGFFSGLQQLTSLTLKKNALTSLAAFIDSDLPALERVDLSDNLLSEFKQGCFAGSPKLKSLIVSNNSLRRLPERFGSLWLQLEIVNLGFNRLENLPGDFLESNKKVRQVYLQQNQLKDLQNGFGGSWEKVEYLSLKLNDLKLLPDSFGEGLSSLKLLDLSYNNLRILPSGLSQLKALELLHITQEAKPAVSFAMLLSLRNLRNIRTVMERAISL, from the coding sequence ATGACTCAAGCCACTTCCTCTCAATTTGTTAGTGAAATCTCTGGTTTCACTCTGCTGGATCTGCCAAGGGACTGCCTTAGACTGATCTTGCTCGAATCGGATATGAAAACGTCCAGTCTAGCGTGCCGACTGTTTTACCAGATTCTCACAGATCCTGTTCACCTTTTTATCCGTTTGGAGAGAAAAGGTATTGGCTCGTCAGTAAACAGGCTGGTCAAGGTTTCATCTCTCTTAAATCGTACAGCGGCAGATAAGGTTCGGTGGATTTGGAGGGAGTTGCTCTCGGAAAGAAAGGAACTTAGCCTCGTCAGAGAAAATGAACGATTTATCCTGGAGTCCACTCCGAGGCTGGAGCTTGTGCAGGCTGTGGCGGATGAGTGCAGAGACAGCAATCTCCTGCTTCTCTTCCATTCGTTGGGAAGATATTTCGGATACGGCCATTTCAACAAGGAGAGTTTTGACCGGCTTCCCTTAAGGCAAAAAGCAGAATATTGCCGCGCCTGGCTTGAAAAGGAGAGCGCTGTTTTAGGAAATAAAACAACGCTAGACCTCTCAAGAGTGGGTCTGACCTCTCTTCCCGAGGAGCTGCGATATTTCAAGGGTGTTACCGAGGTGGACTTGTCATGCAACAGCCTGACTGTACTGGATGGAGAGTTAAAAACAATGTGGCCTCATCTTAAAAGCTTTAAGCTCTCCTGCAATAAAATAAAATGCATTAGTCCGGGATTTTTTTCCGGACTGCAGCAACTCACATCGCTGACCTTGAAAAAAAATGCATTAACATCGCTCGCGGCTTTCATAGACAGCGACCTGCCGGCTCTAGAAAGAGTCGATCTTAGCGACAACCTTCTCTCGGAGTTTAAGCAAGGGTGTTTTGCAGGCTCGCCTAAACTTAAAAGTTTGATTGTCAGCAATAATTCCTTAAGGAGGTTGCCGGAGAGGTTCGGCAGTTTATGGCTGCAACTTGAGATTGTTAATCTGGGATTTAACAGGCTGGAGAATCTCCCTGGCGATTTTTTGGAATCCAACAAGAAGGTACGGCAGGTTTACCTCCAGCAGAATCAGTTAAAGGATCTACAGAATGGATTTGGTGGCAGCTGGGAGAAAGTAGAGTATCTGTCATTGAAGCTGAATGACCTTAAATTGTTGCCGGATAGTTTTGGCGAAGGATTGTCTTCCCTTAAGTTGCTCGATCTCTCCTATAACAACCTTAGGATTTTGCCTTCGGGCCTCTCTCAGCTTAAAGCGCTGGAGCTTTTGCACATCACCCAAGAGGCTAAGCCCGCTGTTTCTTTTGCTATGCTATTAAGTCTTAGGAATCTTAGGAATATCAGGACCGTCATGGAGCGAGCTATTTCCTTGTAG
- the gatC gene encoding Asp-tRNA(Asn)/Glu-tRNA(Gln) amidotransferase subunit GatC, which yields MSHLNEESIRKLTELSCIQCSKEEMQSLMTDLEKILSYFDELNELDTTNVAACNHVLKELNNVMREDVVQNPMPRETFLSNAPEHTGGMIRVPLVITKAKAEEEEEMP from the coding sequence ATGTCCCATCTAAATGAAGAGTCAATCCGTAAGCTGACGGAGCTGTCTTGCATCCAGTGCTCCAAAGAAGAGATGCAGTCTCTCATGACCGACCTTGAAAAAATTTTAAGCTACTTTGATGAACTGAATGAGCTCGATACCACAAACGTAGCGGCATGCAACCATGTGCTAAAAGAGCTGAATAACGTCATGAGGGAAGATGTCGTCCAAAACCCGATGCCGCGAGAGACATTTCTTTCCAACGCACCCGAGCACACTGGAGGCATGATCCGCGTTCCCCTGGTGATCACGAAAGCAAAAGCTGAAGAAGAAGAGGAGATGCCTTAA